One Plectropomus leopardus isolate mb chromosome 1, YSFRI_Pleo_2.0, whole genome shotgun sequence DNA segment encodes these proteins:
- the gas6 gene encoding growth arrest-specific protein 6, with protein sequence MRLTPTKSLSLALLILLVVRWSDSISLPAQEANQFLSRHKRANQVFEETKQGHLERECVEEKCSKEEAREVFENDPETDYFYPKYLACVEKFGDAEKKKQDLITCVHNIPDQCSPSPCNARGTVRCEDKKGDFLCHCFTGWAGARCEKDVDECSKRNGGCDHECNNTMGSYRCSCHQGYMLVGRHMCNDVDECEDPGVCGTARCENKEGSYDCLCDIGYVYDNITKSCVDVDECESGVCAEECLNTPGSFRCFCDGRQGMKLGQDLRSCKPITPCMSPSLKRNSRSLYLGRMFSGVPVVRLRFRRRIQTGFSAEFDFRTYDPEGVIFFAGGHLNSSWIVLAMHHGKLELQLKYGSVSRVTSSGPIVNDGQWRKISVEEQGRSLVIKIDREAVMKIAVNGDLFTLKKGMHELNLTVGGVPFREDGLVNQVNPRLDGCMKEWRWLTGEDTSIQETIRSNDNMQCFSTEDPGAYYPGTGFALFNISYESQNLTIQLILRPTSAIGVLFALVHQDRVPLSITLADYHPGTDEWRDFVLVSVGDVIIASSPAPLCDGESHEIHVTISGNQSLLLVDGQSGRSEDTEIPTDVLSQSSTFIGGLPDVPLVSTLVSAPYSGCMGVSVNGQPLDLDQAIHKHNDIRSHSCPLLDSHQ encoded by the exons ATGCGGTTGACCCCGACAAAGTCCCTTTCATTAGCCCTGCTAATCCTGCTGGTTGTCCGCTGGTCCGACAGCA tttcgtTGCCTGCCCAAGAGGCGAACCAGTTTCTGAGCAGACACAAGAGAGCAAACCAAGTTTTCGAGGAGACGAAGCAAGGACACTTGGAGAGGGAGTGTGTGGAGGAAAAGTGCAGCAAAGAAGAGGCCAGAGAAGTGTTTGAAAACGACCCAGAGACG GACTACTTCTATCCCAAGTATTTAG CCTGTGTGGAGAAGTTTGGAGATGCCGAAAAGAAGAAACAGGATCTGATTACATGTGTCCACA ATATTCCAGACCAGTGCTCACCATCTCCCTGTAATGCCAGAGGTACAGTGCGCTGCGAGGACAAAAAGGGCGACTTCCTCTGTCACTGTTTCACAGGCTGGGCAGGAGCCAGATGTGAGAAAG ATGTCGACGAGTGCAGCAAGAGAAACGGAGGGTGTGACCATGAGTGCAACAACACTATGGGCAGTTACCGCTGCTCCTGTCACCAAGGCTACATGTTGGTGGGACGCCACATGTGTAACG atGTGGACGAGTGTGAGGATCCAGGTGTGTGTGGAACGGCACGATGTGAGAATAAGGAGGGCAGCTACGATTGCTTGTGTGATATCGGATATGTCTATGACAATATAACCAAGAGCTGTGTTG ATGTGGATGAGTGTGAGTcgggtgtgtgtgcagaggagtGTCTGAACACTCCTGGGAGTTTCCGTTGCTTCTGTGATGGTCGTCAGGGCATGAAGCTTGGCCAGGACCTCAGGAGCTGTAAG CCCATAACTCCCTGTATGTCGCCATCTCTGAAGAGGAACTCTCGCTCCCTCTACCTGGGCCGCATGTTCAGTGGTGTGCCAGTTGTGAGGCTGCGTTTCCGTCGTAGGATTCAAACTGG CTTTTCTGCAGAGTTTGACTTCCGTACCTATGACCCCGAGGGGGTGATCTTCTTTGCCGGAGGTCACCTTAACAGCTCCTGGATCGTGCTGGCAATGCATCATGGGaagctggagctgcagctgaagTATGGCTCAGTCAGCAGGGTCACCAGCAGCGGACCCATCGTCAATGACGGCCAGTGGAGAAAG atCTCGGTGGAGGAGCAGGGGCGGAGTCTAGTGATTAAGATAGACAGGGAGGCTGTCATGAAGATTGCAGTAAATGGTGATCTGTTTACACTCAAGAAGGGCATGCATGAGCTTAACCTCACCGTCGGAGGAGTCCCTTTCAGAGAAGATGGCCTCGTCAATCAG GTGAATCCCCGTCTTGATGGCTGTATGAAGGAGTGGAGGTGGTTGACTGGTGAAGATACGTCCATACAAGAAACCATTCGGTCCAATGATAACATGCAGTGCTTCAGCACCGAGGATCCTGGAGCGTATTACCCCGGCACAGGCTTCGCTCTCTTCAACATCAGCTATG AATCACAGAACCTGACCATACAGTTGATTCTGCGTCCAACTTCTGCGATCGGAGTGCTGTTTGCACTTGTTCACCAGGACAGAGtccctctctccatcactctgGCTGACTATCATCCCGGCACTGACGAGTGGAGAGAT TTTGTTCTGGTATCTGTTGGTGATGTCATCATCGCAAGCTCTCCTGCCCCCCTGTGTGACGGCGAGAGTCATGAAATCCATGTGACGATCTCAGGCAACCAATCCCTGCTGCTGGTCGACGGTCAGTCTGGACGTAGTGAAGACACCGAAATTCCTACTGACGTCCTGTCACAGTCCAGCACCTTTATAGGAGGCCTACCTG ATGTTCCTCTGGTGTCCACGCTGGTGTCGGCGCCCTACAGCGGCTGCATGGGGGTCAGTGTTAACGGACAGCCTCTGGACTTAGACCAGGCCATCCACAAACACAATGACATTCGCTCACACTCCTGCCCCCTGCTGGACTCTCACCAGTGA